A genomic region of Bacteroidota bacterium contains the following coding sequences:
- a CDS encoding ATP-binding domain-containing protein, whose protein sequence is MSNEKTGALQLAYCLSIHSYQGSEAPCVIVLLHKSHWHACCQLLYTGVTRARKTLILLGDRWGIRQAAKDKRAAERRTLLSYWATHTG, encoded by the coding sequence ATTTCCAACGAAAAAACCGGCGCGCTGCAACTGGCTTACTGCCTCTCTATCCATTCCTACCAGGGCAGCGAAGCTCCCTGTGTAATCGTGCTGCTGCACAAATCCCACTGGCACGCCTGCTGCCAGCTGCTTTATACCGGCGTTACGCGAGCGAGGAAGACATTGATTCTTCTCGGCGACCGCTGGGGAATAAGACAGGCGGCAAAAGACAAACGCGCTGCCGAACGCCGGACGCTGCTGTCTTATTGGGCAACCCATACAGGATAA